The Streptomyces durmitorensis genome contains the following window.
GCCGGCCGGCTCTTCGCCCAAGGCGGGCGGGTGGACTGGCAGCGGTGGTACGGCGGCGGCCCACGGCACGTACCGTCACTTCCCACCTACTCCTGGGACACGGTGCAGTTCCGGCGCGAGGTGGCCGACCCCGTGGCCGGACACGGATCCGGCGCCTCCCAGGTCCGGCGGATCGACCTCGCGTCATGGGGCGCGACCGCCGCATGGGGTGACGGCGTCGCGGTCCACGGAGTCGCGCCCGTCCCGCCCGTCGTGTACGTCGCGGCGATGCTGGAAACGGCGCAGGAGGCCGATCGCAGCGCATCCGTCGAACTGCGGGACGTGCAGCTGGGCGACGCACATGTGCCCGTCGAAGCGGCCGGCGACACCACCCTCCAAGTGGCCCTGGACGGGCACCGGGAAGGAGACGGACAAGCCCGCACCATGACGGTGCGAGCCTCGCGCCCGGGCACACCCGACTCCGTCTTCTGCGCTTCGGGACGGGTCGTCAGGGCGGACACCGACGACGCGGGACCCGAGACCTCGGGCGCCCTCGACGATGCTCTGGCACGGTGCCGGGACTACGTGGGGGCACAGGACTTCCACGCACTCGCGCGGCGCCACGGGTACGACATCGGAGAGGCGTTCCGTTCCGTGGAGCATCTGTGGCGGCGCGACGGCGAGGCCGTGGCTCGCGTGCGGCTGACGAGGCCCATGCCACGAGCCGGCTGGGAGGCGGGGCTCCAGTCAATCCTGGCGGCCCGGCCGGGAGCCGCGTCCGGCAACGACGACGTCGCCCACGTGCCCGTGTCCTTCGATTCGGTCCGGTTCCACGCGGAACTGGAGCCGGAGTTCTGGAGCCTGAGCACGGTGCGGCCCGAGAGCGGCGGAGCCTCGCTCCGGGCCGACGTACTCCTGATCGCACCGGACAGTCGCGTCCTGGCCCGGTTCTCCGGAATCCGTTTGCGGCGGCTCGCACGGACGTCGCGGCCGAGCACGCCCCTGGCAGACGTGCCCGCGCTCGTATCGGCGCTCGCCGAGCAGTGCACGGCGCCGCTGACCGGTCTGGTCAGAAGGGTCACGGAGCCCTTCGGCGCCGGCTTCCTCGGCGGCCTCCTGCGCCCCGCCGTATCGCCGCCGGCCGACCCGGATCCCGAGACCTCGTCCCGCCCCCGTGGCACAGACGCGGCGGAGACCCTTCTCGCGCACTCCGCAGCGCTGTTGGGCATGCGGGTGTCGGACATCGACGAGCGGCGGTCGTTGCACGAACTCGGTCTCGACTCGCTGATGGCCTCCCGGCTCCGGCAGCGCCTGCATCACCGTCACGGCGTCGAGATCACCGCAGGGCGACTCCTGGGAACGGAGAGCGTCGCCAGCCTGCGCAAGAGCCTGGGATGACCCCCGCGTTACGGAGAGGGTGCTTTGGCAGGATCAGAAACCAAACTTGCACTGTGGTATAAAAAAACCTCCAGCAGCGTCGGGCCGTGTCACTCAGGCTTGATGTGCTCGACACAAACAGGAGGGACGGAATGGACTCGCGTGCGACGATGCCGCCAGTCGGCCGCCGGGAACGCAACAAACAGCGCGTCAGGGAACGTCTCTACTCGGCGGCGGTCGAGCTCTTCGTGGAGAAGGGGTACGACCACACCTCCATCGACGAGATCGCGGAGCGGGCCGATGTGGCACGTGGAACCTTCTTCAACTACTTCCAGCGCAAGGAAGACATCATCGGCGCCTGGGGAGACAGGAGGCGTGCCGCGCTCGTGACGGGCCTCGAAGCGGACAGTGCGTTCAACCCCAGTTCGGTCGCGCAACTCCAGCAGTGCATGACGGTCCTCGTCCGCATCAACCAGGAGGAACCGCGGCTCACCACCGCCATGCTCACCGCCTGGGTGAAGGCGGGCCGGCCGATCCTCGAGGAGCCGTACGTCGCGGAGGTGTTCGCGAGGATCGTCGACAGCGGGGTGCAGCAGGGAGAGCTGAGCCCGGGAATGTCGCCGATCTGCGCAGGCAACGTGCTGCGCGACGTCTACCTCGGAGCCCTCTACCGATGGGCCCAGAAACCGTCGGACACCACCGGATCCCTGGCCGACGAGCTGCAGCAGATCCTGCGACTTCTCCTCGACGGCATGACCGCGAGGACCGCTCCCTAAAGCCCCGCGATCGCGTTCCACCGCTTCGCGAACTCCGTCCGCTCCTCCGACGTGATGTCCCGAGCGATCGCGAGCCGCTTGCGCATGGCGTCGTCCGGGAAGATCAGCGGGTCCTCCGCCAGCGCGGCCAGCTCCTTGTCCTTGGACGAGGCGAGGATGTCGCGCGCGGCCGGTACGGGGCAGACGTAGTTGACCCAGGCGGCCAGGTCCGCGGCCACCTCCGGCTCGTAGTAGTAGTCGATGAGCGCTTCCGCGTTCTGCTTGTGGCGGGCCAGGTTGGGGATCATCAGGGATTCCGCCCAGAGTTCGGCGCCCTCCTCGGGGACGACGAACTCGATGTCCGGGTCGTCCGCCTGGAGCTGGATCACGTCGCCGCTGTAGGCCTGGCAGGCCAGGACGTCGCCGCTCGACAGGTCCTTGATGTAGTCGTTGCCGGTGAAGCGGCGGATGTGTTTCGAGGCCACCAGCTTCTCCACCCGGTCGCACACCGCGTGGAAGTCGTCGGCCTTCCACTTCGTGATGTCGACCCCGTCGCCCTGCATGAGCAGCGCGAACGACTCGTCGAGCCCGGAGAGCAGTGTGACCCGGCCCTTGAGGTCGTCGTCCCACAGGTCCGATACGTGCTTGATCTCCCGGCCCAGCTTGCGCTTGTTGTACGCGATGCCGGTGATCCCGGACTGCCAGGGCACCGTGTTCTTGCGGCCGGGGTCGAAACTGGGCGAACGCAGCAGCGGGTCAAGGTACTTGGTGACGTTCGGCTGCCTGCTGCGGTCCATCTCCTGGACCCAGCCGAGCCGCACGAAGCGGGCGCACATCCAGTCGCTGATGACGATGAGGTCGCGGCCGGTCTCCTGGTGGTTCATCAGGGACGGGCTGATCTTGCCGAAGAACTCGTCGTTGTCGTTGATCTCCTCCGTGTAGCGGACGTCGATGCCCGTCCGCTTCTCGAAGGCGTCGAGCGAGGGCCGCTTCGTCGAGTCGTCGTCATCGGTGTCGATGTACAGCGGCCAGTTGGCGAAGGTCAGCGTCCTGTCCCGCCGGGAACGGTCCCCGGCCGCGCGCTCGCCGGGTCCGATGTACGCCGCGGGCACGCCGCAGCCCGCGAGCGTGCTGACGGCCGCCCCACCGCCGATGGCACGCAGCAGGGACCGACGGGAGACTGAGGAGGCTCTGGGGTTCGCTCGCACCCCGGCAGCATGCGCCTGCGTGTCACGTACAGGCAATGGACGCTGCGTCGAGCCGAGCGGTCGGGAAGCGACACCCTGTCGATCACTTGTCGACCACGTGAGTCCGATGCGCCCATCCGCCTCCCGCCGGTCACGCGGGCTCCAGCCACCCCGCGAGGTCCCCCGCCGTGATCCGCACCGCCGCGGCCGCGTCCACCGGCCCCGGGTAGAGCCGGTACACCGTGCCGGACGCGATGCCCTTTGCCCCCTCCAACTCGCCGTGCAGGAGGGCGAGTAGCGCGCGGCGGCCCGCCAGCTCAGGGCCCGGCTCCGCGCGCAGCTCGTCCGGCTCCCAGCCGTCGCGGACACGCAGCGCGAAGTCGGCGCGCGGCTCGTCCTCGGCGCGGCGGTAACCCCACAGGACGTGGCCCTTGCCCCGCACGTACACGGTGCCGTCCGTGCGGGCCGCCGCCGTCCAGCAGGCGAGGTCCCACAGGGTGGCCCGGCCGCCCGGCCGGAAGGTGTCGAGCAGGTCGTTGCCCATGCGGCCGAGCTGCTTGCTGTACCGCCACACGTCGTGGTTGCCGTCGCCCGTGACGAGAGTGACGTCGGTCCACCAGGCGCGCCGCGACCGCAGGTCGACGATCATCGGCACACGCAGCGCAGCGTGGCCCGCGAGGTCGAAGCGCTGCCGCACGGTCCGCGGGTCGTAGACCGCGCGCCCCGTGCCCTCCACCGCCATGAACCCCGCGAAGGCGTCCGGGAGTTCGTCGAAGGGGACGTTGTTGTACGAGAGGACCGCGGGCACCACGAAGCGCACCCCCACGTTGGCCAGCCGCGGCAGGTCGAGGTCCAGGTACTCGGTGGCGCCGTGCGGGGCGGGCGCCGATGTCAGGTCGCCGGAGTGCCGGGCGGCGCCGCCCGCGTACGTCAGCTGCGTGTAGTCGCACAGGCCGATGAAGCGCCACAGGTCGTCGTAGAGCGCGACGGACAGGTCGAGGTCGACCCGCACACCCTTGGGCTGCAGCCAGTGCAGGAAGAGCCGCACGGTCTCGCTGTCCGCGGGCATGGGCAGCGAGCTGCCACGCGGAACGGCGACCAGCGAGGCCGCCGAGGCGCGCTCGGCGAACGGCACCGGAAGGTCGTCGAGCGAGGCGTCAAGGACGGCCACCTCGTACTGCTCGCCCCGCGAGCCCGCGGCGAGCCGCCGCACCGCCTCCGCCTCGATCAGCTCCCCGGCACGCCCCGCCACCCGGGACGGCAGCGGCGGCCGGTGGTCCTCGACGGCGTAGGCCCGGGTGACGCGCCCGCGCGGGAAGAAGACGCGGCGGTGCCCCGGCACGGAACGGACCTTCATGCGGCCGTACGCCCCGAGGAGCGGCCCGGGTCCGGAGCGGGGCAGGGCGTCCGCGAGCGCCTCGCCCACCGCGTCCGGCAGGGTCTCGGAGCCGGACCGGGCCAGCAACAGGTCCAGGCGGCGCAGGAGTTCACCGGGGCGCTCGCGCAGCAGCCCGGCGGCGGCCGTGGTGTCCCAGCGGCCGATGGCCTCCTCGACGCGGCCCTGCCAGGTGACGATCCGCAGCCGGTCGCCCTCGATGCGGACGTCCTCGTGCCGGGCGGCCTCGGCGAGCAGCACCTCACCGAGCGCGGAGTCCCCGATGCGGGTCCCGCGCAGGACGGCGAAGGCGAGTGCCACGCGCGCGTGCCGGTGCGCCTGCTCGAAGGGGTGCAGGATTTCGCCGACCCGCTTCCAGGCGCGCGGGTTGCGGGCCATGTCCTCGGCGAGGCGACGGAGGTCGAACCCGTCGAGCAGGGCGAGGAGTTCACGGCGTACGGCACGCGGGAGCCCGCGCAGGCGCGGCAGTTCGAGCAGGTCGGGGTCGCCACCGGCACGCACGACTAGCATGCGCAGCACGTCGGTGGCGGTGTCCGCGTACCGCCCCACGAGCGCGCGCACGTCCGGCACGTCGAGCAGCGGCGCGAGGGCGAGCGCCTTGCTCTCGCGCAGGGGTATGTCCGCCGGGAGCCAGTGCGCCGCGTCGGCCGGGTCGAGGTGCCCGAGCAGCAGGACCAGGTCGTCGTGGTCCTGCGGGCTCAGAGGCGTGCGGCGGGCGAGCAGGGCGGCGAGCTCGGCGGCGGCGTCGCCCGGCGCGGCCAGGCACAGCGCGCGCAGGATCTCGCCGCCGTCGCCGCCGAGTCCGGCGCCGGAGTCGATCCAGGGGTCGGTGGGCCCGTCCGTCTCGTAGCGGTTCTCGCAGATGGGGCAGGCGTACCAGACGCAGCACAGGTCGCAGCAGCCCGTGTCCAGCTCCTTGCGGTGGCAGTCGTCGCACAGCAGATGCGCGCAGGGCGCGAGCGCGCGGACGCGGGACTGGGTGCCGGCGCAGTTCATGCAGGGCTGGTGCGGCTGGGCGGCGAGGTGCGCGACGACGAGGGAGGTGTAGCGGTCGTACGCGTGCTGGTACGGGATGTCGTCGGGGAAGCGCTGGAACAGCGGGGCGTGGTGGCGGTCGGAGCCCATCAGCGCGTCGACGTCGGCGATCAGCTTGCGGCCGGTCTCGGCGAGGTCGGCGACGGAGAGCGCGGCCAGCGCGCGGCGCAGCGGGGCGGTCAACAGGTGCCCGCGGTCGGCGAGTTCGGCTTCGAGGACGACCACGGCGGCATCGGTCACGGCGGTCCGTCCGGCGCCGGAGGGAACGTACACACCCTGGCGGCGGCGCAGCAGCAGCCCGGCGAGATCGTCGGCCGTCGTCGTCATCAGGTCCCACCCCCGTAGGTACAGAAAGGCGGGGGCGGAGAGTGGGTGCGCTACGGATCTTTTACAGAGATGAGGAAGAAGGAAGCACACCACGGAGCCGCCCCCGCGTTCCTGACGGTACGCGGGGGCGGATAAGGCGTCACATGATTAACCGCCGAGAGCCCCGTAGGGGCGCGGGGAACTGCGCGACAAGCCCCCACGGCCCCGCGGAGGCCAACGGCGAGCGACCAGGCAGACGGACTCGCCCACCCGGTTCACGCCGCCCGAGGCGACTAGCCCTCGATCGACGTCATCACGTGCTTGATGCGCGTGTAGTCGTCGAACCCGTAAGCCGAAAGGTCCTTGCCGTAGCCGGACTTCTTGAAGCCGCCGTGCGGCATCTCCGCGACCAGCGGGATGTGCGTGTTGATCCAGACGCAGCCGAAGTCCAGGACCTTGGCCATGCGCATCGCACGCGCGTGGTTCTGCGTCCAGACCGAGGAGGCCAGGGCGTAGTCCACGCCGTTGGCGTACGACACGGCCTGCGCCTCGTCCGTGAAGGACTGGACGGTGATGACCGGGCCGAAGACCTCGTTCTGGATGATCTCGTCGTCCTGCTTGAGGCCGGAGACGACGGTCGGGGCGTAGAAGAAGCCCTTCTCGCCGACCCGCTGACCGCCCGCCTCGACCTTGGCGTGCGCCGGGAGGCGGTCGATGAAGCCGGAGACCTGCTTCAGCTGGTTGGCGTTGTTGAGCGGGCCGAAGAGCACGTCCTCGTCGTCCGGCTGGCCGGTCTTCGTGTCGGACGCGGCCTTGGCGAGCGCGGTCACGAAGTCGTCGTGGATGGACTCGTGGACGAGCACGCGCGTGGCGGCCGTACAGTCCTGGCCCGCGTTGAAGAAGCCCGCCACCGAGATGTCCTCGACGGCCTTGGCGATGTCGGCGTCCTCGAAGACGACGACCGGCGCCTTGCCGCCCAGCTCCAGGTGGACCCGCTTGAGGTCCTTGGAGGCGGACTCGG
Protein-coding sequences here:
- a CDS encoding ABC transporter substrate-binding protein is translated as MRANPRASSVSRRSLLRAIGGGAAVSTLAGCGVPAAYIGPGERAAGDRSRRDRTLTFANWPLYIDTDDDDSTKRPSLDAFEKRTGIDVRYTEEINDNDEFFGKISPSLMNHQETGRDLIVISDWMCARFVRLGWVQEMDRSRQPNVTKYLDPLLRSPSFDPGRKNTVPWQSGITGIAYNKRKLGREIKHVSDLWDDDLKGRVTLLSGLDESFALLMQGDGVDITKWKADDFHAVCDRVEKLVASKHIRRFTGNDYIKDLSSGDVLACQAYSGDVIQLQADDPDIEFVVPEEGAELWAESLMIPNLARHKQNAEALIDYYYEPEVAADLAAWVNYVCPVPAARDILASSKDKELAALAEDPLIFPDDAMRKRLAIARDITSEERTEFAKRWNAIAGL
- a CDS encoding MXAN_6230/SCO0854 family RING domain-containing protein, whose protein sequence is MTTTADDLAGLLLRRRQGVYVPSGAGRTAVTDAAVVVLEAELADRGHLLTAPLRRALAALSVADLAETGRKLIADVDALMGSDRHHAPLFQRFPDDIPYQHAYDRYTSLVVAHLAAQPHQPCMNCAGTQSRVRALAPCAHLLCDDCHRKELDTGCCDLCCVWYACPICENRYETDGPTDPWIDSGAGLGGDGGEILRALCLAAPGDAAAELAALLARRTPLSPQDHDDLVLLLGHLDPADAAHWLPADIPLRESKALALAPLLDVPDVRALVGRYADTATDVLRMLVVRAGGDPDLLELPRLRGLPRAVRRELLALLDGFDLRRLAEDMARNPRAWKRVGEILHPFEQAHRHARVALAFAVLRGTRIGDSALGEVLLAEAARHEDVRIEGDRLRIVTWQGRVEEAIGRWDTTAAAGLLRERPGELLRRLDLLLARSGSETLPDAVGEALADALPRSGPGPLLGAYGRMKVRSVPGHRRVFFPRGRVTRAYAVEDHRPPLPSRVAGRAGELIEAEAVRRLAAGSRGEQYEVAVLDASLDDLPVPFAERASAASLVAVPRGSSLPMPADSETVRLFLHWLQPKGVRVDLDLSVALYDDLWRFIGLCDYTQLTYAGGAARHSGDLTSAPAPHGATEYLDLDLPRLANVGVRFVVPAVLSYNNVPFDELPDAFAGFMAVEGTGRAVYDPRTVRQRFDLAGHAALRVPMIVDLRSRRAWWTDVTLVTGDGNHDVWRYSKQLGRMGNDLLDTFRPGGRATLWDLACWTAAARTDGTVYVRGKGHVLWGYRRAEDEPRADFALRVRDGWEPDELRAEPGPELAGRRALLALLHGELEGAKGIASGTVYRLYPGPVDAAAAVRITAGDLAGWLEPA
- a CDS encoding gamma-aminobutyraldehyde dehydrogenase, with amino-acid sequence MTTELRRLRNYIDGEFRDAADGRTTEVVNPANGESYATAPLSGQADVDAAMEAAAAAFPAWRDLTPAERQKALLKIADAFEERAEELIAAEVENTGKPTGLTRSEEIPPMVDQIRFFAGAARMLEGRAAGEYMEGLTSIIRREPIGVCAQVAPWNYPMMMGVWKFAPALAAGNTVVLKPSDTTPASTVLMAEIIGSIVPKGVFNVVCGDRDTGRAMVEHHTPAMASITGSVRAGMQVAESASKDLKRVHLELGGKAPVVVFEDADIAKAVEDISVAGFFNAGQDCTAATRVLVHESIHDDFVTALAKAASDTKTGQPDDEDVLFGPLNNANQLKQVSGFIDRLPAHAKVEAGGQRVGEKGFFYAPTVVSGLKQDDEIIQNEVFGPVITVQSFTDEAQAVSYANGVDYALASSVWTQNHARAMRMAKVLDFGCVWINTHIPLVAEMPHGGFKKSGYGKDLSAYGFDDYTRIKHVMTSIEG
- a CDS encoding TetR/AcrR family transcriptional regulator → MDSRATMPPVGRRERNKQRVRERLYSAAVELFVEKGYDHTSIDEIAERADVARGTFFNYFQRKEDIIGAWGDRRRAALVTGLEADSAFNPSSVAQLQQCMTVLVRINQEEPRLTTAMLTAWVKAGRPILEEPYVAEVFARIVDSGVQQGELSPGMSPICAGNVLRDVYLGALYRWAQKPSDTTGSLADELQQILRLLLDGMTARTAP